CTTACTCATATTTCagactctcattcaaatcagtgcatggttgctagggtaatatgggccctagcaaccagattgctggaactgCAAACCGGAGCGTTGCTGGGAAAAAAAGctacaaaactcaaaaaatacaaacaataaaaaaaggaaaccaattgcaaatggtttcaGAATAACATGTTAACaaagttaaaggaaaaactaATACTTAATAAAAACTGATTTTCCTGATTGATTGCCAGGAAGAgtagccctagcaaccagactgtagTCTAGTTAGAGGTAAGCACAACCCTGCAAAATATAGAAGTAAAGCACAATAAGAATCATTGGGAGTGTCCCCTTGGGGTGCTACTGTACCCTGAAATCCTAGTGAGGGAGAGAGATTTTTCTACAATTCTGGCAGAGCCCATAAATCCCAGGTAACTGATTGGTAAATGAAGGGATTTCACTTCTCTTTCCATTTACTCTGAGAGATTCCATTACAGAAGCTTGTCTGTAGAGCGTAGCCCCCGGGGTACAGAGTCAGGCCAGACAAATGGAAATGAGCAATGGCACCCCTGAGTCCTCCTCACTAGTAAAACCTATTTCCGTTCTATAGGAAAAACATAATTTAACCCTCGCCTGGCCTTGTGGTGTCTCATTTCACTCCAATAGAAACACAGAGACTGCAGCCTGGGAACCAGTTACTGTTCTAAATATATTGTGGCCCTCCCTGTGTGGGGCCCCTCTATTCATACGACAGACTGCAGACCTCCAGATGATGTGTACTGAAGCCCCAAGGCCGGTTAGAAAAGTTAGAAATTAGCCAGGACTCGCAGTGTATTTTCTACACTAGTGTTTCTAATCTGTCCTGCACCAATGAATGTGGTAGACCTGTATCTGTTCTTTCCTGGCAAATACAGGTGTTTTCTGGGCAAAATGTGCACCCAGGGCCCAAATAATACAGGGTGCGAGTAACACAATCAGTAATCAGTCTCATGTGAGGCACAGCTAGCAAATTTGGGTGGgtcacatgtagggttgccacctggttggtattttaccagcctggctggtaaaaatgatggttgatcccaatgttattaataggggaaaaagataaatatataggaaggctggtatttttttccagaaaaggtggcaaccctagtcacaggtCAGACCATCAGGTCACAGTTTGGACTTGGCCACGTTTGGGTTACACCAAAGCCACTTGGAATATGAGCCCAACACAGCGGCCTCACATGCACATTCATTTGCCCTGTGTAAACCTTCTGATTGACACTTGCCAAGAACCTTCCATTATCCCTGTGCACAAAGCTGAAAGTGTTGAGAGGCCTGTGCCAGGTGGGGGGCAGAGGAAGATGAGGATGAAGAAGGGGCTGATGTAAAAAGCTTCCTGCTCTGACTGATGTCAGGAAAGAAAAGAATAACCCGAGGGGCAGGAGGGCAGCGCTAAGCAAATATTACTGCTGAATGGGAGCAGATGATGTAGGAAGTCTGGAAGCCATATTTCATCCCTCTAGGAAGCAGCACGGAGGAAAAACACAGGCATCCCCTACTGGCCCATTTATCTGTCTGGAACAGGTCGGCCCCCAGCTCAGAGAGAAGGGGCCAGCTGATCTTCCCTGCAAGGGGTTTAATCATTGAGGGAAGATAAAAATCTAGTAACTGTGTGTGTGAGGGGCCAAGCCTATGGGTGGGTCAGGGAGAGCCTTGTTGCAGTGTGGGCTGATTCGCCTCAAAGTacatatctgtgtatttatgtcAAAATATTGCACCGTACAGAACCAAACACCAACAGGCTTACAGCATCAGAGTCTGGTCCCTATATTACCAGCTATTCCATTTCTATGATTTGCCCTTATTTCTATAGCATTCctatcagcccctgccccaggaGCTTACACttcattaaatatacagtatggagTCACTCTGCACTGTAAAACAAGTAAAAATTTCCCACAATTCCTTGTGCATTCCAGTTAAATGCGTCAATTCTTCTGTAATGGGCTCTCCTCCTGATGATGCATGTAAGCTCTGAACGCACAAAATGATTGTACCCCCACACCAAGTTTAATATCTAATAGAATGCCCTTCGGGAAGAACAAGTGAAACCCTGTGCCCCAGTAACATAACAATAGGTGGCGGGGCCTGGGTGCAGCCCCCCTCCTGGCACAATCTTCATTGTGGATTTACGTGCATGCAAACCGCGGGCTGGCCCCGGGGGGTGCGGACCGGGTGCAATCGCCCAGTAGTTCTGCCAATGCTATAGCCAGGAAAGAGCTCCCTACTTCATATGGACTGTCCAGGGTGCTCTTGTTCTGCAAACTGCCCCAATTCCCCCAGATAAGAAGGTCCTTCTTCCAACAATAGCTATCAGAACTCTCCCCAAGTGACCATGGGATCTGTGCTAATAGTTGCCAATTCTGAGCAGCCCTTTGCTAGGTTTTGAAGTGATTTTAGGGTCATTGTGCAGCTGGGATACTCCTGCCATTGGGCTCAATATTGTGCTCCAGTCCAGATGCCTTGGGAAGGGATCCTCTTATTACCTGCACAGCCTCCCCTGTGTatgtctgtaaataaataaaggtttCCCAAAACTTCCTTACATCTCCAATAGAACAGTCCCAGAAGGATTTGGGTTTGTTCAGGTGAATTTCTGGGGGCTCCTGTTGGGCTTTATCTCTCTATTGGCATTTGGTTCTTGTTGGATCGTGCCAGTGCTCAGCTGGAATATGTCTGGCAGATGATTAAGGTTCTTTCACCACAGACAATCCAATCTGGTTGCACCTATGCCCCTTATATTGTAGCACCTGCAGCTCATCAATGGGGAAGAGGGGtacggactctttccagctttcaataggggtcactgaccccatctaaaaaacaaatgctgtataagactacaaatgtgttgttcttgctacattttattactcattttctattcaggcatctcccaatcatactccagtctcttattcaaatcaatgcatagttgctagggtaatttggacccttgcaaccagattgctgaaattgcaaactgctgctgaattaaaagctaaataactcaaaaaactacacatagtaaaaaattaaaaccaattgcaaattgtctcagaatatcactctctaatactaataatactaacagttaatttaaaggtgaacaacccctttaaccatttgtgCACCCCTACCACTCCCTCCCAGTCCAGGAGCCCAGCACCGAGCCATCTGTGCAGCCCCTCCCCAGGATTATATATAGCCCCGGCTCAGCTCTCCAACAGTAGAATGGAACTTTCCCTGCAGCAGGAACCGCTTTGGAGACAGCAGGAGAACTAAATACCCTGTTGGAGCTGAGAGGAATTAAGGAGTGAGTCAGCCTAGGACCCACATGGCCTTCACCATGATCCGTTCCATGCCAATGCATGGGATTTACCCGGATGTGTCCATGCTGTCAGAGGATGAGGAGAATCAGGGAGAGAGCGACGATTCTGACCAATCGTTTGGCTGCTTCCAGAGCTCATCCAAGAGAAGGAAAGTGCCCGGCAAGGGTGGGCAGCAGGTGGTGATGGTAAAACAGAGGCAAACGGCCAATGCCAGAGAGAGAGATCGCACCCAAAGCGTAAACACAGCTTTCACCTCCCTGCGCACCCTCATCCCCACCGAACCAGTGGATAGGAAGCTCTCCAAGATAGAGACTTTGCGCCTGGCTTCTAGCTACATCGCACACTTGGCCAACGTGCTGCTGCTGGGTGATGGGTGCCAGGATGGGCAGCCCTGCTTCAGTACCGTCTACAGAGCCAAGGACAGCGCCCCAGAGAGTAAACTGCCCCGCAGCATCTGCACCTTCTGCCTTAGCAACCAAAGAAAGGGGGTAAGTCTAGCAATGGGCTGGGACCACTGTTATTGCGCAAAGCCTGGGTGCAAGGGAGCTTACACTTTAGGGATATGCAGCTGAGGGGAGCCATTAAATACAGGCATGTAGGAAGGTATACCCATGTGTCACAGCTCCCAAAATAACATGGGATCCTTTGCACCATCCCCATGTACTAAATGAGCCAAAATGTGCCACACCCATCTCACAGGGCCCAATCTCAGGCACAAGCTGTGTCCTCCTGTCTGTCTGTGGTTGTCCCCCTGCCTGTTCCATATGTGTTAGCATCTCATGAACAGAAATGGCAAGTGGTGCACAAAAGCTCACAATTGTACTTCAGTCTGTCTGTAGCACTTTAAGCTTTGAAAGTTGCAGAAAGGCATATATTTTCCTGGTTCCACTTCCCATTACTACAGCTCAGTGAGTAAGAGACAATTCTTGCTGCGGTTGGTCGCTGGCGCTTGCATTTCCTGGGGAGCAGCAGTCAGTTCAGCGGTTACTCCTGCCCTAGAATTGGAGGAAAGGTTAACTTTTCTGCTGGGGCCTACACAGAATTTAGTTACATCCTATAGAAAGGACCACATACATCTATTTCTAAGCAGTGGCTCAGCATGTTGTTATGGGGCGCCCTCGTGATCCCCTTTAGTACTgggaagaaaacagaaagtacAACGAGAAATGAGTAATTAAAGCCATTTATAGGTAACAAATGTGatttttgcagtttattttggTCTCAGAGAGACCCTGCTGTAATCTGTATAGCTTGATGCTATGGCTATCCTTTTTAGTTCCAAATAAAGCTAAGGTTAAGCAGTTACAAAAGGGCATGATGTTGTTTGCTGAATACCCAACCTGCCTTTCTCTAGTCAAAGACTTTTTGAGgaatggtgggagttgtagtagaTCAGGTATGTGGGATTCCAGTAAAGTTCTTACCTCAGGCTCTTCAGGCACATAAAATATCTTTTACTAACACACTCACGTCTGCTAAGTATCACCCAATCATTTATTTTCAACTGGTTACTGTGGGTTAAAGCACTGGTTCTACCTGATGGCATTTTTGCACTCCAACAGATGTCTTACAAGGGagttttttacttatttctttttttttgcatgtttgagATGCAGGTTTGTATCTCAACACATCATCTTATTGCTCCCATTACAGGCAGCCTGCTTATACTTTTCAGACTTGCGTTCCATTGCATTCATACTTATTGGGAGTTTTTAGATGCCACTTACAGCATTTTCTTGACCTTGACACAAATTCATGGCCAATATAAAAGAGGGTTGTGCTTTTAACTTGCAAATGCATGTAGgcgccattaaaaaaaacacatatgaaatTGTCTGTTAGTAGGAGCTCTTAAAAGTGGCCATAagctataaaggtggccatacatgtagagatccgctcatttgtctctccccaatatgcgCACATTGAGGATCTCTCCCCCCTTGAGGtaggtgatattgggctgatccgattgtgggccctagggccaaacgatcagatcataatatCGGCAATACGGGCGGTTGGCtcacgggaccacatcaatgaacaaatgcggccgcaatccgactggattttcaaccctgcccgatcgacatctggccagtTTTCAGACAGATGTCGATCGCGGAGGCCCATCGGAaggcccccacacatgggccaccaaatgagcagatctttcccccaaAGCAGGGCGATATCTGGCTAATCTGATAGTTTAACCTTAGGGCCAAACAATTTGATTACAATGACAGAATAGGCGCTGACAAAAGCATCAAATggtgatttttggccagatatcattcGGGGATGCCCGCCAGAGGAccgcatacacaggcagataagctgccgaattggtctaaaggacatgAATTGGCAGCTCAAATCtacctatgtatggccacctttagttcagTTAGAGGGGCCGCACAGGCGACTAATGAATGCTAAATATGcgtcactggttgctatggtgcaaGAATGGAATCAGGATAGGGCAGGGTAAGTGGCACTATTTATATACAGAACACCACATTTTTGGGAGCAGTGGCAGCATGAGGGGACATGGGCACCATCCTGTATGACGGTAGGTGCCATGAGCTAAGTACCCAGCACAGGCAGAAACCAACACACTGAGCATCACAAGAATCAACAATAGCTACAGTGCAGGGAGCCCAGCTGTGTGaaatgggaaaagaaaaagagctaatagttcccctttaattgactGCAGGTGCACTTGCTAACTGATCTCCCCCCCTCCTGTTGGCTTTGTAGAAAAATGATGCCCCCAGACAGAGAAGGAGAGTAGGTTCAGCTGTTGTTATTTTCGACCCCCCACCCTCAGTCATaaaacactctctctctcttttcagaTCACGCGCAGAGAGCATGTTGGGAACTGCCTGAAAGTCCGGGGGCTAAACACGTTACGATGACCCCTGAGTATTGAGGAGGATGGATTGCAGGACCCCCAAATCTTTCTTTCCAATACAAAGAGGACCAAGTGCCAGTGCAGCTGCTTTCCAGTGCCTGGTGGGCACGGCTGGGAGAGAACTTGGCATCTGTCAGGCACAGATTGGCCACTGGCTCAGGATGGACCCCCTTGGTTAAATCTTCTTCTGAGAGCTGGACTTCCTCCAGGGGGGCACAGGGACTCCGGGTCACTGACCCAACAGCATTGACTGACTGAAATATTTGTACAATAGGCAAAGGATTAATTAAAGTGTCACTCTGGCAACGAGAAATTCACTAgacaaaatgttctttttttctaaagGGTGGTACCTAAAGGTCTTGACATTATGTATGGCATACAGAACTGGGCAGGAAAACTGCACAATGTACCCCCCTAGTTACAAACATCGTGCAGCCCTATGTGTTCCGGTACAATGCAAGAGTTAATTGGTTCCACCCCCTAGGGGCCCTACCCATATGGCTAGAGGTCTTCACCTATGTTATTTCACCATTCAATGTTGGCTGGATGTCAGTGGGTGAacgccagtgtcggactgggatgccaggggcccaccagaaaaccttaggctgagggcccatattctaaactattggaacctcactcaacctctttattctcctagtctcttttctctacatactttactctattcttccattattaaaacTCTTTGTTCCCTTAAATAAATGAaggaatgactatgaaataggccaaatgatttgaagcaagaggcccactgacacctgggcccaccgtgacttttcctggtattccggtgggccagtccaacactggtgaaGGCCACCCTGGGGAGGATACACAGGAAAGTGTAACATGGAAACTCTAAAGCCCTGCTGGACAACTAAGGGGTTAACAGACAAAGTAACATTCAACAAAGCAAGTCTCTTTACATACTGCTATTGATACACATGATATTTCTTTGCATGCAAAAACACCAGTAAACTTCTGTCTGTCTggaattgtgggagttgtagtttaccaACAGAAGGCTTGTAGAAGAACATACCATTGTCTCCCCCTCCCTTGCTAGTTGCTCCCAGTCAGACTCTTGGAAGATCTGATTTGTGTTTACAAAAATTCTTTTAGAATACAAACAAGGGAAGGGCCCTAGTGTTCTCCAATTTTATCTTTTGGGAGTATCCACTCAGCTGAGACACACAGTACTTACCCATAGCACCCAGGCACAGACACTGCTGCCCCCTACAGGCCACGATGAACTACAGCCACCCAGCTACCCAATTCTATGCACATGTATAGTGTTGTTTGGGGGGAGGAATACTGGCACAGGCAGAGTGTGCTCAAGGGGGGACACAGGTACAAGTTTGTTCTGGGggggcactagggttgccacctgttcggttttgacagTTTTTGTAAGCCCTGTTCAGGTcagaactttctgttcggttttcagcctaaaactggccatagacgcaaagatctgatcgtacgaatcaaggattagTACGATtttcgtgtgtggagagtcccgacatttttcgtccggcggagatcggtcatttggtcgatcggacaggttaaaagatttctgtcggctgcctataatatctctgcgtgtattgccgatcgcacGATTTTCAGagagagactgtcactagctttggtcggacataactttcgtacgtttgctgtcaggggcagaacatcagctgatctgtttttttctactttatttgatcagaatggttagtggcaggtcgggagatggggaagtccgatcgtacgatgattcgtacgatcggatctttacgtctatggccagctttataaagcccgaacaataatctggccattactgtacatgaaaagcatttaaatactaagatactcgcctttctttttattacagatacaaaaaaaagcaaatcaatcaaaaataagaatgtttttttttaaaattagcattgctgtatttcagagctttcaggataactgatttctatataatagatctcacacctgtaattaaaggattgggcttaatcaagcagaatatagggttgccacctgggcatcaacactttaaaacattggatagaaatctaagtgatgcaataaccttgccctggtgtcataactccaccaacattaTTGGCCCACCTCTGATGCATGTTCCTATATCACTGCCTCACCCCGATGTTATCTGCCCTGCCCTCCaagttcgggtttagccatcagcctCGGGACACCATTTGAAATCCAAGGAAAGATCAATGGCAGTCtctgaatttaaaggaaaagttaaaagaaaactataccccccccaaaaaatgtgcatccctataaaaatagataatgcattaaacagctcatatgtaaaaccctgcttcatgttaataaatcttttttataacaatatacttttttagtagcatgtgccgttgggtaaaataaatataaaaaataagggccatctcctgggatcgtacgattcacggtgcacacaaacaaactatacttgttaggtcacatgagccaattaacagacagagttgtgtcttttgcttccacgcttgttcctgttacagttacagatctctgaggcagcacacagaccatctcaaaatggtggctcaaggcaagagatgtaaaagggcaagatttacttaaatatatattccagtttggtaagattctttaatatgccacttaattcattttggggtatatagttttcctttaagataaaatGAAATTTTGAGCAGGTTGACAGCATGAATCAGATTCTCTTTCTGGTTAGTCTGCAAGAGAGAGACTCGGCACAATGAGAGAAAGCAATTCACTTATGGCAGGCTGCACATAGCAGCTATTAGTCTCCACATATGATAATGCCCTTCCAGCAGACCGAACGTTGGTTTTGCTCACAATTCTAGTGGGAAGAATTGTGTGTTCTGGGGACGTGTGCAGCAGGAGGTCAGGAAGTGACTCAGGGCTCCACATGGGGAATAGTCATTCCCTAATAAAATAATCAACCCCACTCAGGAGGAGTTGATATGACCTCCTCACAATAAGGATATAGCCAAAGTTCCCAATATAGCACATGGTCCCCTTTGTGTGACTTTCAATCAAGGCATTGAGTGAGAAGATGCCATCTTGACTCAATATAGATTTAAGAAAAGCCATTTTGGGGAGTGAAAGAAAATGAGAAAGTTGGGACTGAGGGAGCTCAGAACTGATTTGTCCACCCCCCCCCATTCTACTCAGTTTTATGCCAGATTCCCATGCCTTCCCCTGGCACATCAGGGGCATATTTCCTACATTTTCCCCAGTATAAAACCTAAGGCTTTGCTGTCTACTGGGTTCCCTGTTGTCGCATGATTTATGTATATACAGCTTAGAGCAGCTGTGCAAGGGTCTCGGCCTTGGACTGGGTGGGAATTTGAGGCAGGATTCTTGTTCTCACCGTAGCTAATGCTTTACAGACCCCCAATAAACAGCCGTGAGATTTTCAAAACATTTCAGAGAATCTTCTTCTGATCCTCTGACCTCTACAAAGCCATGTGGCCCCCGGCCCCTCCTTACTTACCAGATGGGGGTGGCTATATGTTCAACATGAAGGAAACTGAAAGTAGTATGTAAGCTCTTTGGGCCAGAGTCCCACACACTCATGTTTTCATGTAGCCAGAGAATTGGTCAATACCACAAAGGGAAAACTGGCCAATACGCTGAGTCACATGGGGAGACTTGGTCGATGCTGCTCAGCCACATAGGGAGTgcagagccataaatatcctaaATGTTTgttagacttttttttgtcccaaaacagaaaaattaaCAAATTGCTCTTAAAGGCCCATGTCGAATAAAAGCTTCTAGAGTAGTAAAGTTTTAATTTGTGAAGCAAATAAAAGAAGGGATGCCCCCTGCCCATGGGGGTAAAAGGCAGTCAGAGGATCTGTGTTCACATTCTGCCCCTGCCAGTGCCCCATCGACACCCAAGtttctctcaatctctctctctctctctctctcgcagtGCCTGGGACAGGAAAGTCTGTACAAGTCTGAGGAAGGAAGCACACAGATCCCCGACCCTTGCAAGAGTCTCTCTGAGGGACCCCCCTGGCACCTCTCCAGCTCCCCCTCCACCTGGGACACTCGCAGCTGCAGCTCCTCACTCCCTGCAAGGGATTCCTCCAACTCCTGTTTCTTACTGttctttttatagttattattttCCAGTTCCCCTCCCAAATATTTCAGCTGCCTGCAACCAAGATCTCGTCCCTGAGCTGCCCCATGGAAACCAGTCCCTGACACATTCACTCCTCTTCCTGCACTCCTGATACACTCACTCCTCTCCCTGTGCTCCTGATGCACTCGCTACTCTCCCTGTGCTCCTGATACTCTCACTCCTCTTCCTGCACTCCTGATACACTCACTCCTCTCCCTGTGCTCCTGATACACTCACTACTCTCCCTGTGCTCCTGATACTCTCACTCCTCTTCCTGCACTCCGGATACGCTCACTCCTCTCTATGATACACTCAACCCTCTCCCTGTGCTCCTGATACACTCACTCCTCTTCCTGCACTCCTGATACATTCACTTCTATCCTGCACTCCTGATACACTCACTCCTCTCCTGTGCTCCTGATACACTCACTCCTTTCCCTGTGCTCCTGATACATTCACTCCTCTTCCTGCACTCTTGATACACTCACTCCTCTCTCCGATACACTCACTCCTCTCTCTGTGCTCTTGATACACTCATTCCTCTCTCTGATACACTCACCCTCTCCCTGCACTCCCTAATACACTCACTCCCCTCTCTCTCTGACACACTCACTTATCTCCCTGTGCTCCTGATACACACACTCCTCTCTGGTACACTCACTCCTCTCCCTGTGCTCCTGATACACTCACGCCTCTCCCTGTGCTCCTGATACACTCACTCCTCTCCCTATGCTCCTGATAGACTCACTCCTCTCTCTGATACACTCACTCCTTTCCCTGTGCTCCTGATACACCCACTCCTCTCTCTGATACACTTACTCCTCTCCCTGTGCTCCTGATACACCCACTCCTCTCTCTGATACACTCACTACTCTCTCTGATACACTTACTCTTCTCCCTATGCTCCTGATACACTCACTCCTCTCCCTGTGCTCCTGATACACTCACGCCTCTCCCTGTGCTCCTGATACACTCACTCCTCTCCCTATGCTCCTGATAGACTCACTCCTCTCTCTGATACACTCACTCCTTTCCCTGTGCTCCTGATACACCCACTCCTCTCTCTGATACACTTACTCCTCTCCCTGTGCTCCTGATACACCCACTCCTCTCTCTGATACACTCACTACTCTCTCTGATACACTTACTCCTCTCCCTATGCTCCTGATACACTCACTCCTCTCTCTGATACACTCACTCCTCTCCCTGTGCTCCTGATACACTCACTCCTCTCGGTGTGCTCCTGATACTCTCACTCCTCTCTCTGATACACTCACTCCTTTCCCTGTGCTCCTGATACACTCGCTCCTCTCCCTGAAATCCCTAATACACTGACTCCTCTATATGATACACTCACACCTCTCCCTGTGCTCCTGATACACTCACTATTCTCTCTCTGTGCTCCAGATACACTCACTCCTCTCCCTGTGTTCCTGAAACACACACTTCTCTCTCTGATACACTAACTCCTCTCCCTGCATTCCTGATGTACTCACTCCTCTTCCTGAACTCCTGATACACTCACTCTTCTCTCTGCACTCCCTAATATACTCTCTGATCTATCTGATACACTAACTCCTTTCACTGACCTCCCTGATACAGACTACTCTCCCTGCACTCCCTGACACTCACCACACTTCCTGTAATCCTTTGCAAAATTTCTACTCTCCCTGCACTATCCATGCTGTCCCTGCCACACTCATTACACAATATCTGCTGCCTGATGAGTGACAAGCTCACTACTCTCTCTGCAGTCTGACAGTCTCTGTTTCCCCTGCAGTCTGACACACTCAATATTAGCCCCAGAAGTCTGGCACAGTCACTTCTCCCCCTTTGGTTAAACACACTAATTACTCTTCCTGCCTGACACATTCAATACATAAGAGAAAGGCATAGCCCATAActgaattgtttgttttaaaatagaGTGTACAGAAGATGAACTTCCTGTAAATCAAAGCTTCTTGTAAatctgggtttctggataatggatcccatacctctatttgtATGTGATGTTGGTATTCTTATTGAGAGATATCTGTGTATTTAGAATAGTTTATTCATAGTCTGCCATAACTGCATTTGAGTCCTTAGATCCAATGTTTTCCATTGAAATTGaactattttgctatttttccaTGCACCTAAAAGGAATTAAATCTGTACTATTTTTTTTGCTCCCTAAAATACCATATGGCAAGTGCTTTGGATTTTCTCTCAATTGTACACATTTTACTACTGCATTCCTACACATGTGTGTAATAGGTACACAGAGAAAATTTAAAAAGTTCCCAAGTTACAGGCATGgaatcccttatctagaaacctgttattcagaaagctcagaattacgagaaGTCCATCTCTAATGGCATCTATTTTAAGATAATAATTCTAattaatatgataaaaaataGTCCCCAACATAAGGGTTGGGAATATTCATTCAGAGCTATTGAAAGTCGAAACCAAATGGATGTTTTATTTAGGCATGAGATAACCCCTTGACCTAAATTATGATTTGTTGTCTCCTGTTATGTAAATGTAGCACACTTAGATCTAGATATCTAGAGACTGCGGGTTTGTAttccagcctgctgagtgaccagccagagagagagactgctattaacctgcaaggggagaACACTACAGTGTGCAGCTTGCTTGAAGCTGTGTGCTGCTGTTTACTGGAGGTAGTTTTGTTGTCAGGCACCCACTGTGATCCAGGAGTACAGcagtcagccatcttgataaggTGAAAGCTCCAGTATGGAGAGAAGCAAGGTTCcttgtcaactgtaagttattaacccttgTGCTACAAGTTTAAGGAACAttgggagttataaaacagacattatccGTCCATTGTAGGGTGTCTTATTGTGCACggagagctgacagcattgctGCACACTTTCAA
The Xenopus laevis strain J_2021 chromosome 9_10S, Xenopus_laevis_v10.1, whole genome shotgun sequence DNA segment above includes these coding regions:
- the tcf15.S gene encoding transcription factor 15 → MAFTMIRSMPMHGIYPDVSMLSEDEENQGESDDSDQSFGCFQSSSKRRKVPGKGGQQVVMVKQRQTANARERDRTQSVNTAFTSLRTLIPTEPVDRKLSKIETLRLASSYIAHLANVLLLGDGCQDGQPCFSTVYRAKDSAPESKLPRSICTFCLSNQRKGITRREHVGNCLKVRGLNTLR